A genomic segment from Janthinobacterium sp. 64 encodes:
- a CDS encoding ethanolamine ammonia-lyase subunit EutB, with product MPRFSHTIDSHVYQFATLKELLAKATPLRSGDVLAGVAAASARERVAAQLALAEVPLPLFLNEALVPYEDDEVTRLIFDSHERAAFAPISHLCVGDFRDWLLDDATDTPTLARVAAGITPEMAAAVSKIMRLQDLVLVARKCKVVTAFRNTLGLENRLSTRLQPNHPTDDATGIAASILDGLLLGSGDAVIGINPATDNVAQVVSLLHLLDAVIEQYEIPTQSCVLTHITNTIEAIRRGAPVDLVFQSVAGTQAANRSFGIDLSLLAEGQAAALSQGRGTVGNNVMYFETGQGSALSAGAHHGMDQQTCEARAYAVARAYQPLLLNSVVGFIGPEYLYDGKQIMRAGLEDHFCAKLLGLPMGCDVCYTNHAEADQDDMDALLTMLGVAGCNFIMGVPGADDIMLGYQSTSFHDALYARRVLGLRPAPEFAAWLARMRITDAQGRLSEALAPAFQAALLRLDD from the coding sequence ATGCCCCGTTTCAGCCATACGATAGACAGCCATGTTTACCAGTTCGCCACCCTGAAAGAGCTGCTGGCCAAGGCCACGCCGCTGCGGTCGGGCGACGTGCTGGCCGGCGTGGCGGCCGCCAGCGCGCGCGAGCGGGTGGCGGCGCAGCTGGCGCTGGCCGAGGTGCCACTGCCGCTGTTCCTCAATGAGGCGCTGGTGCCGTACGAAGACGATGAAGTCACGCGCCTGATTTTTGACTCCCACGAGCGTGCCGCGTTTGCGCCGATTTCTCACCTGTGCGTGGGCGACTTTCGCGACTGGCTGCTCGATGACGCGACGGATACGCCAACGCTGGCGCGCGTCGCCGCCGGCATCACGCCGGAAATGGCGGCCGCCGTCTCGAAAATCATGCGCCTGCAAGACCTGGTGCTGGTGGCCCGAAAATGTAAAGTCGTCACGGCCTTCCGCAATACCCTGGGCCTGGAAAACCGTTTATCCACGCGGCTGCAGCCGAACCATCCGACGGACGACGCCACGGGCATTGCCGCCTCGATACTCGATGGCCTGCTGCTTGGCAGCGGCGACGCCGTGATCGGCATCAATCCCGCCACCGACAATGTGGCGCAGGTGGTCTCGCTGCTGCACCTGCTCGACGCCGTCATCGAGCAGTATGAAATTCCCACCCAGTCGTGCGTGCTCACACACATCACCAATACCATCGAGGCGATCCGCCGCGGCGCTCCCGTGGACCTGGTGTTCCAGTCGGTGGCGGGCACGCAGGCGGCCAACCGCAGCTTTGGCATCGACTTGTCCCTGCTGGCCGAGGGGCAGGCGGCGGCCCTGTCGCAGGGGCGCGGCACGGTGGGCAACAACGTCATGTATTTCGAAACGGGGCAGGGCAGCGCGCTGTCGGCCGGTGCCCACCACGGCATGGACCAGCAGACGTGCGAGGCGCGCGCGTATGCGGTGGCGCGCGCGTATCAGCCGCTGCTGCTCAATTCCGTCGTCGGTTTCATCGGCCCCGAGTACCTGTACGACGGCAAGCAGATCATGCGCGCGGGGCTGGAAGACCATTTCTGCGCCAAGCTGCTGGGGCTGCCCATGGGCTGCGACGTGTGCTACACCAACCACGCGGAAGCGGACCAGGATGACATGGATGCCTTGCTGACCATGCTGGGCGTGGCCGGCTGCAATTTCATCATGGGCGTGCCTGGCGCGGACGACATCATGCTCGGCTACCAGAGCACCTCGTTCCACGACGCCCTGTATGCGCGCCGCGTGCTGGGCCTGCGTCCGGCGCCGGAATTTGCGGCCTGGCTGGCGCGCATGCGGATCACCGATGCGCAGGGCCGTTTGAGCGAAGCGCTGGCGCCTGCCTTCCAGGCGGCCCTGCTGCGCCTGGACGACTAG
- a CDS encoding TIGR01777 family oxidoreductase, with product MNTHLLALQLMAAQGCLGAFDTIYHHEITEALPQKASARLELTIHATRALIYSLLFVGLAAWEWHGAWAWVLVIVFGVEIVLTLWDFVVEDQTRLLPATERVTHTVLAINAGAFIALLALNSSEWASLPTALVWQPYGWLSVFLALCGMGVGLSGLRDAYAVWQLGRRQVQETAEQEEHLRFASTPQSVLVTGATGFIGQQLVSALLADGHAVTVLTRQPKQAAWTFNGQVRCIQSFDELADAQHIDMVVNLAGARIVGHRWTDARKAALRRSRVALTQELVAWMTRAQHKPRVLLSASAIGYYGVQPQGDPTELTEESAPQAIFMSQLCQEWEAAARQAEQFGVQVGCMRFGLVFGHQGSLPQMLLPIRFGAGGPLGSGKQWISWVHVRDVIRGIAHVARRSEQGAVSGAYNFCAPEAIAQRRFAQVAGAVLHRPSIMPTPAFLMRALLGEQADLLVEGQRVAPHRLLADGFVFRYPQLEGALRSL from the coding sequence ATGAATACGCATTTGCTGGCCCTGCAACTGATGGCGGCGCAAGGCTGCCTGGGCGCCTTCGACACCATCTACCACCATGAAATCACGGAAGCGCTGCCGCAAAAGGCCTCGGCGCGCCTGGAATTGACGATCCATGCCACGCGTGCCCTGATCTACAGTCTGCTGTTCGTCGGCCTGGCCGCGTGGGAGTGGCATGGCGCCTGGGCCTGGGTGCTGGTGATCGTGTTTGGCGTGGAAATCGTGCTGACCTTGTGGGACTTCGTCGTGGAAGACCAGACGCGCCTCTTGCCCGCCACGGAGCGTGTCACGCACACGGTGCTGGCAATTAACGCGGGCGCCTTCATCGCCTTGCTGGCCCTGAACAGCAGCGAGTGGGCCAGCTTGCCGACGGCTCTCGTGTGGCAGCCGTATGGCTGGCTCAGCGTCTTCCTGGCCCTGTGCGGCATGGGCGTGGGCTTGTCCGGCCTGCGCGACGCGTATGCCGTTTGGCAGCTGGGAAGGCGCCAAGTGCAGGAGACGGCAGAGCAAGAAGAACATCTGCGCTTTGCCAGCACGCCGCAGTCCGTGCTGGTGACGGGCGCCACGGGTTTCATCGGCCAGCAGCTGGTCAGCGCCTTGCTGGCCGACGGCCATGCGGTGACGGTGCTGACGCGCCAGCCGAAACAGGCCGCGTGGACTTTTAATGGCCAGGTGCGTTGCATCCAGTCGTTCGACGAATTAGCGGATGCGCAGCACATCGACATGGTGGTCAACCTGGCCGGCGCGCGCATCGTCGGGCATCGATGGACGGACGCGCGCAAGGCCGCCTTGCGCCGCAGCAGAGTGGCGCTGACGCAGGAACTGGTGGCGTGGATGACCCGCGCGCAGCACAAGCCAAGAGTGCTGCTGTCGGCATCGGCCATCGGTTACTACGGCGTGCAGCCGCAGGGCGATCCGACGGAATTGACGGAGGAGAGCGCGCCGCAAGCCATCTTCATGTCGCAGCTGTGCCAGGAATGGGAAGCGGCCGCGCGCCAGGCGGAGCAATTTGGTGTGCAGGTGGGCTGCATGCGCTTCGGCCTCGTCTTCGGCCACCAGGGTTCGCTGCCGCAGATGCTCTTGCCGATCCGCTTCGGCGCGGGCGGCCCGCTGGGCAGCGGCAAGCAGTGGATTTCGTGGGTGCACGTGCGCGACGTGATCCGCGGCATCGCCCATGTGGCGCGCCGCAGCGAACAGGGCGCGGTGAGCGGCGCCTATAACTTCTGCGCACCCGAAGCCATAGCGCAGCGCCGCTTTGCCCAGGTGGCGGGTGCCGTGCTGCACCGCCCCAGCATCATGCCCACGCCGGCCTTCCTCATGCGCGCCTTGCTGGGCGAGCAGGCCGACTTGCTGGTGGAAGGTCAAAGGGTCGCCCCGCACCGTTTGCTGGCCGACGGTTTTGTCTTCCGCTATCCGCAGCTGGAAGGGGCGCTGCGCAGTTTGTAG
- a CDS encoding DUF4166 domain-containing protein, translating into MSGPSEGELFKKVMGADWETLHPDIRRRFEKNPAPGQPLYYRGELSELTSSRLGKLLGWLTRPFIDGALIPYDDHDFPVDIEVYSRPGCPFIFKQRTYRLHGRAPIRFTSYMAESAKGEVLEYVGMGLGMKLLLHVEDGNLHFTSDGYFWDLFGWRLPLPGVLTPGKTFLCHRNETPQQFNIRIEIRHALFGTTFTQAGVFRESAAPALHKETP; encoded by the coding sequence ATGAGCGGCCCCTCGGAAGGAGAACTGTTCAAAAAGGTCATGGGTGCCGACTGGGAAACCCTGCACCCGGACATCCGCCGCCGCTTCGAGAAAAATCCCGCGCCGGGCCAGCCTTTGTACTACCGGGGAGAACTCAGTGAACTCACCAGCTCTCGCCTCGGAAAACTCCTCGGCTGGCTCACGCGCCCCTTCATCGATGGCGCCCTGATTCCGTACGACGATCACGACTTCCCCGTGGATATCGAAGTCTATTCGCGCCCTGGATGCCCCTTCATCTTCAAGCAGCGCACCTACCGCCTGCATGGCCGCGCGCCGATCCGCTTCACCTCCTACATGGCCGAAAGCGCAAAGGGTGAAGTGCTCGAATACGTGGGCATGGGCCTGGGCATGAAGCTGCTGTTGCACGTCGAGGATGGCAATCTGCACTTCACCAGCGACGGCTATTTTTGGGATCTGTTCGGCTGGCGCCTGCCGCTGCCCGGCGTACTCACGCCCGGAAAAACCTTTCTTTGCCACCGCAACGAGACGCCGCAGCAGTTCAACATCCGCATCGAAATTCGCCACGCGCTGTTTGGCACCACGTTTACCCAGGCCGGCGTATTCCGCGAATCCGCCGCGCCCGCCCTACACAAGGAGACACCATGA
- a CDS encoding GbsR/MarR family transcriptional regulator produces MELSPTTQKYILHWGEMGTRWGVNRTVAQIHALLFLANEPLTAEDIAASLNVARSNVSNSLKELQSWGLARITHVMGDRRDHFVALQDVWEIFRVIMEERKRREIDPTLTVLRECAIEGEHDAAIPPETLARMGEVLAFLEMLSSTYSDYKNLPPATLQRMLSMGGKVAKFLSPDDKPGKRAKS; encoded by the coding sequence ATGGAACTGAGTCCGACCACGCAAAAGTACATTCTCCATTGGGGGGAAATGGGTACCCGCTGGGGCGTCAACCGCACCGTGGCGCAAATCCACGCGCTGCTGTTCCTGGCCAACGAACCGCTGACGGCGGAAGACATCGCGGCCAGCCTGAACGTGGCTAGGTCGAACGTCAGCAACAGCCTCAAAGAATTGCAAAGCTGGGGCCTGGCGCGCATCACGCACGTGATGGGGGACCGGCGCGATCATTTCGTCGCCCTGCAGGATGTGTGGGAAATCTTCCGCGTCATCATGGAAGAGCGCAAGCGGCGTGAGATCGATCCCACCCTGACGGTGCTGCGCGAATGCGCGATCGAGGGCGAACACGATGCGGCGATACCGCCGGAAACGCTGGCGCGCATGGGTGAAGTGCTGGCCTTCCTGGAAATGCTCAGCAGCACCTACAGCGACTATAAAAACCTGCCGCCGGCGACTCTGCAGCGCATGCTGTCGATGGGCGGCAAGGTGGCCAAGTTCCTCAGCCCGGACGACAAACCTGGCAAGCGTGCAAAATCATGA
- a CDS encoding fatty acid desaturase family protein yields MTQPVPSLPPLRFQPARDSAFRRELRARADAYLASEGRHRFGDARLHAKAVFLAALTAGLYALALSADGTWPFVASYVACLVAAMALAMNTLHDAAHSAVFRQGRLNRILIRLVGLPVGVDTDFWTIRHVHFHHTYANVEGYDLDTEPNPFLRQTPFQRWSPQYRYQYLYWPVVAALSLPYLNWYGDWLDRFGKTPVAAHSRLQGWRGWLSFLGWKLGHVALVLALPMWVLQQHGIAWNVVLGAYFVGQMIASCALVALILGTHWAEVEFFQPGPDGTLPHDWYQHTFYTACDWTPKPRRLRWLGYWLGGLNLHLTHHLFPTWNHRHYPALARILAELAPRHGLVYRELGYGQLHASQQAFLRAMGQPPAQS; encoded by the coding sequence GTGACGCAGCCTGTGCCTTCCTTGCCGCCGCTGCGCTTCCAGCCCGCGCGCGATTCCGCCTTCCGCCGCGAACTGCGCGCGCGTGCCGACGCCTATCTCGCCAGCGAAGGACGGCACCGCTTCGGCGACGCGCGCCTGCATGCGAAAGCCGTGTTCCTGGCCGCGCTGACGGCGGGGCTGTATGCGCTGGCCTTGAGCGCCGACGGCACCTGGCCGTTTGTCGCCAGCTATGTGGCCTGCCTGGTCGCGGCCATGGCGCTGGCCATGAATACCCTGCACGACGCGGCCCACAGCGCCGTCTTTCGCCAGGGACGCCTGAATCGCATCCTGATCCGCCTGGTGGGCTTGCCCGTGGGCGTGGACACGGATTTCTGGACCATCCGCCACGTGCATTTTCACCATACGTATGCGAACGTGGAGGGCTATGACCTCGACACGGAACCGAACCCCTTCCTGCGCCAGACGCCGTTCCAACGCTGGTCGCCCCAGTACCGCTATCAATACCTGTACTGGCCCGTGGTGGCGGCCCTGTCGCTGCCGTACCTGAACTGGTATGGCGACTGGCTGGACCGCTTCGGCAAGACGCCCGTGGCCGCGCACAGCCGGCTGCAGGGCTGGCGCGGCTGGCTGTCGTTCCTCGGCTGGAAGCTGGGCCACGTGGCGCTGGTGCTGGCGCTGCCCATGTGGGTGCTGCAGCAGCATGGCATAGCCTGGAACGTGGTGCTGGGCGCGTATTTCGTGGGACAGATGATCGCTTCGTGCGCGCTGGTGGCGCTGATCCTCGGCACGCACTGGGCCGAAGTGGAGTTTTTCCAGCCGGGGCCAGACGGCACCTTGCCGCACGACTGGTATCAGCACACCTTTTATACGGCCTGCGACTGGACGCCAAAACCGCGCCGTTTGCGTTGGCTCGGTTACTGGCTGGGCGGCTTGAACCTGCACCTGACGCACCATCTGTTCCCCACCTGGAACCACCGCCACTATCCGGCGCTGGCGCGCATCCTGGCTGAACTGGCCCCGCGCCACGGCCTTGTGTACCGCGAACTTGGTTATGGCCAGTTGCACGCTTCGCAGCAAGCCTTCCTGCGCGCCATGGGGCAGCCTCCCGCACAGTCCTGA
- a CDS encoding sterol desaturase family protein, which translates to MMNPFALSFLIMLAFVLAELLILKWVRKTPVPWKDVIFNLNSGHILMWVFRGVEVAAFALLLRHVNLHIVDQWPVAAQWIFAFFAWDLCFYWMHRLHHKIPLLWAVHVVHHQGEHFNLSLGVRNSWYSSLTNFPFIAILAVLGVPLEIFLVVSSLHYTVQLYNHNALVNKSGILDRFMITPSHHRVHHGTDKRYINRNFGGTLLLWDRLFGSFQPELDGVEMRYGVKGMTPTHNPLLASNGKLFTWLRARFPHWQSRGTFHVPELFIGIGGVILFGLVIYYVNHEAVLAGAQQAILFALIFSGTLALGGLSDARRWGAIAWVAIALAMPALYLGWYGARDAWGMVFLAALLAHGLDGARRLWWPAAAGTRA; encoded by the coding sequence ATGATGAATCCATTTGCCCTGTCGTTCCTGATCATGCTGGCCTTCGTGCTGGCCGAATTGCTGATACTCAAATGGGTGCGCAAGACGCCGGTGCCGTGGAAAGACGTCATTTTCAACCTCAATTCCGGCCATATCCTGATGTGGGTGTTCCGTGGCGTGGAAGTGGCGGCCTTCGCCCTGCTGCTGCGCCATGTGAACCTGCACATCGTCGACCAGTGGCCCGTGGCGGCGCAATGGATCTTCGCGTTTTTTGCCTGGGACCTGTGCTTTTACTGGATGCACCGGCTGCACCATAAAATCCCTTTGCTGTGGGCCGTGCACGTGGTGCACCACCAGGGCGAGCATTTCAACCTGTCGCTGGGTGTGCGCAATTCCTGGTATTCCTCGCTGACGAATTTCCCCTTCATCGCCATCCTGGCCGTGCTGGGCGTGCCGCTGGAAATCTTCCTCGTCGTCTCGTCGCTGCATTACACGGTGCAGCTCTACAACCACAATGCGCTGGTGAACAAGTCCGGCATCCTCGATCGTTTCATGATCACGCCGTCGCACCACCGCGTGCACCACGGCACCGATAAACGCTACATCAACCGCAATTTCGGCGGCACCCTGCTGTTGTGGGACCGGTTGTTCGGCAGCTTCCAGCCGGAACTCGATGGCGTGGAAATGCGCTATGGCGTGAAGGGCATGACACCCACGCACAACCCGCTGTTGGCCAGCAACGGAAAATTATTTACCTGGCTGCGCGCGCGCTTTCCGCACTGGCAGTCGCGTGGCACCTTCCACGTGCCCGAGCTGTTCATCGGCATCGGCGGCGTGATCCTGTTTGGCCTGGTGATTTATTACGTCAACCACGAAGCGGTGCTGGCCGGCGCGCAGCAGGCGATCCTGTTCGCCTTGATTTTTAGCGGTACGCTGGCGCTGGGCGGCTTGTCCGATGCGCGCCGCTGGGGCGCCATCGCCTGGGTGGCCATCGCCCTGGCCATGCCGGCCCTGTACCTGGGCTGGTATGGCGCGCGCGATGCATGGGGCATGGTGTTTTTGGCCGCGCTGCTGGCGCATGGCCTCGACGGTGCGCGCCGCCTGTGGTGGCCTGCCGCAGCGGGGACGCGCGCGTGA
- a CDS encoding phosphatase PAP2 family protein produces the protein MTVRSRLLHLLAGWGSVGLVYFSSDVLQGQGVLLPETAIDRAIPYTDAAIWLYLSFFILIPYAYLAADAARVRWLARAMALSALACGVVFLLYPTTLAYPPVGDGNAWSTQALRMLQAADSTQNCLPSLHGALTLLCVWALCDKRQLLRSTLAVVLGVAICYAIIALRRHVSIDLAAGLAVGIAGGMLAKMQVSLAARRAVSIKTAP, from the coding sequence ATGACCGTACGCAGCCGCCTGCTGCATCTGCTGGCCGGCTGGGGCAGCGTCGGCCTCGTGTATTTTTCCAGCGATGTGCTGCAAGGGCAGGGCGTGCTGCTGCCGGAAACGGCCATCGACCGCGCCATCCCCTACACGGACGCCGCCATCTGGCTGTACCTGTCCTTCTTCATCCTGATCCCCTACGCCTACCTGGCGGCCGATGCGGCGCGCGTGCGCTGGCTGGCGCGCGCCATGGCGCTCTCCGCGCTGGCGTGCGGCGTGGTCTTCCTGCTGTATCCGACCACGCTCGCGTATCCGCCCGTGGGTGACGGGAATGCCTGGAGCACGCAGGCGCTGCGCATGTTGCAGGCGGCGGACTCCACGCAAAACTGCCTGCCGTCGCTGCATGGCGCCCTGACCTTGCTGTGCGTGTGGGCCTTGTGCGACAAACGCCAGCTGCTGCGCTCCACGCTGGCCGTGGTGCTGGGCGTGGCCATCTGTTATGCCATCATCGCGCTGCGCCGGCACGTGAGCATCGACCTGGCCGCCGGCCTGGCTGTCGGCATCGCTGGCGGCATGCTGGCGAAAATGCAGGTATCCTTGGCTGCCCGCCGCGCCGTTTCCATCAAAACCGCACCATGA
- a CDS encoding F390 synthetase-related protein, with protein MKRIVWLLLSYWRTRRLRFTDRAQLAVYQQRQLARFIEVLCVRSTYFAPYRKLPLAQWPTMNKALMLEHFDAMNTQGVTLAQAMEAAMAAEHSRDFTPAVGEITVGLSSGTSSKRAVFTVSPREKAQWAGVMLAKALPDGLFSGEKVALFLRANSNLYTAVRSPWLTFAFYDLFEPFDSLCAQLARYQPTVIVAPAQVLRQLALRVIDGSLALAPKKVISVAEVLEAQDRALIVQAFGAVHEIYQATEGFLASSCEHGVLHLNEEYVHIEPQWLDAEQRRFVPVITDFTRITQPIVRYRLDDILIARATPCPCGRATRAIDGIEGRCDDMLLLPSARGGTPVAVFADVLTRAFAQALPADADYRLAQLGDSALQLHAALDDVGLAALRAHLATVLQGLGVAIDGLAWTTSGELPPFDPTMKRRRIRRLATA; from the coding sequence GTGAAGCGCATTGTCTGGCTGTTGCTGTCGTACTGGCGCACGCGCCGCCTGCGCTTTACGGACCGCGCGCAGCTGGCCGTCTACCAGCAACGGCAACTGGCGCGTTTCATCGAGGTGCTGTGCGTGCGCAGCACGTATTTTGCGCCGTACCGCAAGCTGCCCCTGGCGCAGTGGCCGACGATGAACAAGGCGCTGATGCTCGAGCATTTCGACGCCATGAACACGCAAGGGGTGACTTTGGCGCAGGCGATGGAGGCGGCCATGGCGGCCGAGCATAGCCGCGACTTCACGCCCGCCGTGGGCGAGATCACCGTGGGGCTATCGTCGGGCACCTCGTCGAAGCGCGCCGTGTTTACCGTCAGCCCCCGCGAAAAGGCCCAATGGGCGGGCGTGATGCTGGCCAAGGCGCTGCCCGACGGCTTGTTTTCCGGTGAAAAGGTCGCGCTGTTCCTGCGCGCGAACAGCAATCTGTACACGGCCGTGCGCTCGCCGTGGCTGACCTTTGCGTTTTACGACCTGTTCGAACCGTTCGATTCGCTGTGCGCGCAGCTGGCGCGCTATCAGCCAACTGTGATCGTCGCGCCAGCCCAGGTGCTGCGCCAACTGGCCTTGCGCGTCATCGACGGCAGCCTGGCGCTGGCGCCGAAAAAAGTCATCTCGGTGGCCGAAGTGCTGGAAGCGCAGGACCGCGCGCTGATCGTGCAGGCGTTTGGCGCCGTGCATGAAATCTACCAGGCCACCGAGGGTTTTCTTGCCAGCAGCTGCGAGCACGGCGTGCTGCACCTGAACGAGGAATACGTGCACATCGAGCCGCAATGGCTCGATGCGGAACAGCGTCGTTTTGTGCCCGTGATTACCGACTTTACGCGCATCACGCAACCCATCGTGCGCTACCGCCTGGACGACATCCTGATCGCGCGCGCCACGCCATGCCCGTGCGGCCGCGCCACGCGCGCCATCGATGGCATCGAAGGACGCTGCGACGACATGCTGCTGCTTCCCTCTGCACGTGGCGGCACCCCCGTCGCCGTGTTTGCCGACGTGCTGACGCGCGCGTTTGCGCAAGCCTTGCCGGCGGACGCCGATTACCGCTTGGCGCAGTTGGGCGACAGCGCCTTGCAGCTGCATGCGGCGCTCGACGATGTCGGCCTGGCCGCCCTGCGCGCGCACCTGGCAACGGTGCTGCAGGGCCTGGGCGTGGCCATCGACGGCCTGGCCTGGACGACGAGCGGCGAACTGCCTCCCTTTGACCCCACCATGAAACGGCGCCGCATCCGGCGTCTTGCCACCGCATGA
- a CDS encoding MBL fold metallo-hydrolase: MASITAFRVGHCTHPSCMVLKGSGLASRCFPSRAYLIETRAGLYLWDTGYAEHFRAATSKGVYRLYAWVTPIFFDENESLQGQLRAQGVSPGDIHTLLLSHFHADHIAGLRDFPGARLMASQVGWDAVRGLSGVAAVRQAFVPELLPNDIADRLDFVESVPETALPSALLPFTHGRDVSGTGEIYIVDLPGHAIGHLGAFVLQGGGWTLLASDAAWVPESFQQLRGPSELSFIIQHKRAPYYATLNRLHQLHQSGNAQIRITHEDTLDYIAVAGRP; encoded by the coding sequence ATGGCTAGCATCACCGCGTTTCGCGTCGGCCACTGCACGCATCCTTCCTGCATGGTCTTGAAAGGCAGCGGGCTGGCCAGCCGCTGCTTCCCCTCGCGCGCCTACCTGATCGAGACGCGCGCGGGCCTGTATCTGTGGGATACCGGTTACGCCGAACACTTCCGCGCCGCCACGTCGAAAGGCGTGTACCGCCTGTATGCGTGGGTGACGCCGATTTTTTTCGACGAGAACGAGTCGCTGCAGGGCCAGTTGCGCGCGCAGGGCGTATCGCCCGGCGACATCCACACCTTGCTGCTGTCGCACTTCCACGCCGACCATATCGCCGGCCTGCGCGATTTTCCCGGCGCGCGGCTGATGGCGTCACAAGTGGGCTGGGACGCCGTGCGGGGATTGTCCGGCGTGGCCGCCGTGCGCCAGGCCTTCGTGCCCGAACTGCTGCCGAACGATATCGCCGACCGCCTCGATTTCGTGGAAAGCGTGCCCGAAACGGCCTTGCCGTCGGCCCTGCTGCCATTCACACACGGGCGCGACGTCAGCGGCACGGGAGAGATCTACATCGTCGACTTGCCGGGCCACGCCATCGGCCATCTGGGCGCCTTCGTGCTGCAGGGTGGCGGCTGGACCCTGCTGGCGTCGGACGCGGCCTGGGTGCCGGAAAGCTTCCAGCAACTGCGCGGGCCGTCGGAACTGTCCTTCATCATCCAGCACAAGCGCGCGCCGTACTACGCCACCTTGAACCGGCTGCACCAGCTGCACCAGTCGGGCAATGCGCAGATCCGCATCACGCATGAAGACACTCTCGACTACATTGCCGTGGCGGGCCGCCCGTGA
- a CDS encoding NAD-dependent epimerase/dehydratase family protein: MRRILVTGATGGLGRNAVRILLAQGVEVRATGRNAAVGRELERMGAQFVALDLAQASPRQVDELVRGMDAVWHCAALSSPWGAECDFIAANVTATAQLLRAAASLHVARFVHISTPAIYFDYRNRYEVPETFRPDAFVNAYARSKAMAEKLVQECVDRQRGMTCVILRPRAIFGPHDQVLIPRLARVLEHRGGKLPLPNGGAASIDITYVDNVVHAMWLATVHKTIASGAAFNITNGEPARLCDILRTLFCDHLQQPFEIVSVPYRVLAVVARLMQFASRFTRREPALTPYSIGALSFDMTLDNAKARKVLGYRPIVSLQDGIALTAQWMRQEAAAHKVGKERNG; the protein is encoded by the coding sequence ATGAGGCGGATACTGGTCACGGGAGCGACGGGGGGCTTGGGGCGCAATGCCGTGCGCATCCTGCTGGCGCAGGGCGTGGAAGTGCGCGCCACGGGACGCAACGCCGCCGTGGGCCGCGAACTCGAGCGCATGGGTGCGCAATTCGTCGCGCTCGACCTGGCGCAAGCCTCGCCGCGCCAGGTCGACGAACTGGTGCGCGGCATGGACGCCGTCTGGCACTGCGCCGCGCTGTCCTCGCCATGGGGCGCCGAGTGCGACTTCATCGCCGCCAACGTCACGGCCACGGCGCAGCTGCTGCGCGCGGCCGCCAGCCTGCACGTGGCGCGCTTCGTGCACATCTCCACGCCAGCCATCTATTTCGATTACCGCAACCGCTACGAGGTGCCGGAAACCTTCCGCCCCGACGCTTTCGTCAACGCCTATGCGCGCAGCAAGGCGATGGCGGAAAAGCTGGTGCAGGAGTGCGTCGACCGCCAGCGCGGCATGACGTGCGTGATCCTGCGCCCGCGCGCCATCTTCGGCCCGCACGACCAGGTGCTGATCCCGCGCCTGGCGCGCGTGCTGGAACATCGCGGCGGCAAGCTGCCGCTGCCCAACGGCGGCGCGGCCAGCATCGACATCACTTATGTCGACAACGTCGTGCACGCGATGTGGCTGGCCACCGTGCACAAGACCATCGCTTCCGGCGCCGCCTTCAACATCACGAATGGCGAACCGGCGCGCCTGTGCGACATTTTGCGCACCCTGTTCTGCGACCATCTGCAGCAGCCGTTCGAAATCGTCAGCGTGCCTTACCGCGTGCTGGCGGTAGTCGCGCGCCTGATGCAGTTCGCCTCGCGCTTTACGCGCCGCGAACCGGCGCTCACGCCCTACAGCATCGGCGCGCTCAGTTTCGACATGACGCTCGATAACGCCAAGGCGCGCAAGGTGCTCGGCTACCGTCCCATCGTCAGCCTGCAGGACGGCATCGCCCTGACGGCGCAGTGGATGCGCCAGGAAGCGGCGGCGCACAAGGTGGGCAAGGAGCGCAATGGCTAG